In Pseudonocardia sp. C8, one genomic interval encodes:
- a CDS encoding DUF427 domain-containing protein, producing MGLTRSDGPLSPYAPATVNYAIDGPPHKLLLHPFPRRVRAEFAGRTVLDTRRGYLLHESNLLPVLYVPEDDLDASALVPSEHTTHCPFKGDATYRSLRVGGRRRDDAVWTYPEPVAAAAWLRGLAALYWDAADAWYDEDEQVFAHLTDPYTRVDVRPTRRHVVVTHVAPDGRRTVLADSRAPWVLSETGLKNRWYLPRADVTADLAPSDTRTHCPYKGRAAYEHATVAPATTLADAFWHYPDPLPEASRIAGLLSAADGRRDDGSEIVVTVDGEPA from the coding sequence GGTGAACTACGCGATCGACGGCCCGCCGCACAAGCTGCTCCTGCACCCGTTCCCGCGGCGGGTCCGGGCCGAGTTCGCCGGGCGGACCGTGCTCGACACCCGGCGCGGCTACCTGCTGCACGAGTCGAACCTGCTGCCCGTGCTCTACGTGCCCGAGGACGACCTCGACGCGAGCGCGCTGGTCCCGAGCGAGCACACCACGCACTGCCCGTTCAAGGGGGACGCCACGTACCGGTCGCTGCGGGTCGGTGGGCGCCGCCGCGACGACGCCGTCTGGACCTACCCGGAGCCGGTCGCCGCCGCGGCCTGGCTGCGCGGGCTCGCCGCCCTGTACTGGGACGCCGCCGACGCCTGGTACGACGAGGACGAGCAGGTCTTCGCCCACCTCACCGACCCCTACACCCGGGTCGACGTCCGGCCGACCCGGCGGCACGTGGTCGTCACGCACGTCGCGCCGGACGGGCGGCGCACCGTCCTGGCCGACTCCCGCGCGCCGTGGGTGCTGTCCGAGACCGGTCTGAAGAACCGCTGGTACCTGCCCCGCGCCGACGTCACGGCGGACCTGGCACCGAGCGACACCCGCACCCACTGCCCGTACAAGGGCCGGGCCGCCTACGAGCACGCCACGGTCGCGCCCGCGACCACCCTCGCCGACGCGTTCTGGCACTACCCGGACCCGCTGCCGGAGGCGTCGCGGATCGCTGGGCTCCTCAGCGCGGCCGACGGGCGCCGCGACGACGGCTCGGAGATCGTCGTGACGGTGGACGGCGAGCCGGCCTGA
- a CDS encoding MarR family winged helix-turn-helix transcriptional regulator translates to MGGNSGGNEGGTAVTSRFETPDDEVAARLRLAVGRLNRRIRIDGSESLPPLQLSTLVTVEQHGPLRLSELARREGVTAPTMSRVLSALDDQGMVLRAPDPGDARGVLVSISDDGRGKLRDIRSQRTALISRRLDRLDAEQRAALEAALPALEALIVPEED, encoded by the coding sequence ATGGGTGGCAACTCCGGTGGCAACGAGGGCGGCACGGCGGTGACCAGCAGGTTCGAGACGCCCGACGACGAGGTGGCCGCCCGCCTGCGGCTCGCCGTCGGCCGGCTCAACCGGCGGATCCGGATCGACGGCAGCGAGTCGCTGCCGCCCCTGCAGCTGTCCACCCTGGTCACCGTCGAGCAGCACGGGCCGCTGCGGCTCTCCGAGCTCGCCCGCCGCGAGGGGGTCACCGCGCCGACGATGTCGCGGGTGCTGTCCGCGCTGGACGACCAGGGGATGGTGCTGCGTGCCCCCGACCCCGGCGACGCCCGCGGTGTCCTCGTGTCCATCTCCGACGACGGCCGGGGCAAGCTGCGCGACATCCGCAGCCAGCGCACCGCGCTCATCTCCCGGCGACTCGACCGGCTCGACGCCGAGCAGCGCGCCGCGCTGGAGGCGGCACTGCCCGCGCTGGAGGCGTTGATCGTCCCCGAGGAGGACTGA